A window of the Branchiostoma floridae strain S238N-H82 chromosome 12, Bfl_VNyyK, whole genome shotgun sequence genome harbors these coding sequences:
- the LOC118427831 gene encoding putative inactive serine protease 43 isoform X1: MSSAGQADEPQCGIMGSSSRRRRDGGGIRIIGGEDAGQGVFPWQVSLQMNGRHICGGTLLSNEFVLTAAHCLRSTNAKLYTVRVGEWHLQSGSGQDVAVAEGGIRKHPQFNRVRGKRFANDIALLKLWTSVDQAVDLSGTHVGPACLPPALSSADYHDYRGTDNCWLSGWGVEDAQANQLADQLQKVTGSIWTTDDLNAAWGRFSRFLPNNAVGFGDTATEGGFSACKGDSGGPLVCPKEDGSGAYDVVGVVSFGPFRCSGKPGIFTEVAAYRNWIDEIMESY; the protein is encoded by the exons ATGTCCTCCGCAGGTCAGGCGGATGAGCCACAGTGCGGAATTATGGGCTCCTCGTCCCGACGGCGACGAGACGGCGGCGGGATCCGGATCATCGGCGGTGAAGACGCCGGTCAGGGCGTGTTCCCCTGGCAGGTGTCTCTCCAG ATGAACGGGAGACACATCTGTGGTGGAACCCTCCTGAGTAACGAGTTCGTCCTGACTGCAGCCCACTGTCTTCGCAG TACAAACGCCAAGTTGTACACTGTCCGGGTGGGAGAGTGGCACCTGCAAAGTGGAAGCGGGCAGGACGTTGCTGTTGCAGAAGGCGGAATCCGCAAACACCCGCAGTTTAACCGCGTCCGGGGGAAGAGATTCGCCAACGACATCGCTCTGCTGAAGCTGTGGACCTCAGTGGACCAAGCTGTGGACCTCAGTGGCACACATGTCGGCCCTGCCTGCCTGCCGCCGGCCCTTAGCAGCGCGGACTACCATGACTACCGCGGCACCGACAACTGCTGGCTGTCCGGCTGGGGAGTGGAGGATGCTCAGG CCAACCAACTGGCAGACCAACTGCAGAAGGTGACCGGCAGCATATGGACAACTGATGATCTCAATGCGGCATGGGGCCGTTTTAGCCGTTTTCTACCCAACAACGCTGTAGGATTTGGGGATACAGCGACAGAAGGCGGATTTAGCGCCTGCAAG GGTGACTCGGGCGGTCCGCTGGTGTGCCCCAAGGAAGACGGCTCCGGTGCGTACGACGTGGTCGGCGTGGTGTCCTTCGGCCCCTTCAGGTGCTCCGGCAAGCCTGGAATCTTCACCGAAGTCGCTGCTTACCGGAACTGGATAGACGAAATAATGGAAAGCTACTAA
- the LOC118427832 gene encoding protein disulfide-isomerase A5-like: protein MKDPQAPPPPPPPEPEWSEVPSEISHLTDETFNGFIQEHSSVLVMFYAPWCGHCKRMKPAYQEAAETLKTADPAAKLAAVDCTKYGALAKTYQVRGYPTIKYFRGGQDIQKYQGARDANSLVEFMKSPPTAAPAEWTEGPSAVVIPIKNIPAFDTFIQSQEHSLILFYKKELPKYTQAKAPFLKTATAFRDDSSKKFAAVDCEEVTDLCLRVGIIPESLPTIKFYVNGKFSTNYKDPVTNVDLYNFMNEAGAVPVKTDVKTEL from the exons ATGAAGGA CCCCCAGgctcccccaccccctccccctcctgagCCAGAATGGTCGGAAGTGCCGAGTGAAATCAGCCACCTGACGGACGAAACCTTCAACGGATTCATTCAGGAACACAGCTCTGTGCTTGTCATGTTCTACGCACCAT gGTGTGGCCACTGTAAGAGGATGAAGCCAGCGTACCAGGAGGCCGCAGAGACGCTGAAGACAGCTGATCCGGCGGCTAAACTTGCAGCTGTGGACTGCACCAAATATGGAGCCTTGGCTAAAACATACCAAGTCAGGGGGTACCCTACTATCAAGTACTTCAG GGGTGGGCAGGATATCCAGAAGTACCAGGGAGCCAGGGATGCCAACAGCCTCGTGGAGTTCATGAAAAG CCCCCCTACAGCAGCCCCAGCAGAGTGGACGGAGGGCCCCAGCGCTGTTGTCATCCCCATCAAAAATATCCCTGCCTTCGACACGTTTATCCAAAGCCAG GAGCACTCCCTGATACTGTTCTACAAGAAAGAGCTGCCGAAGTACACGCAAGCTAAGGCGCCCTTCCTCAAGACAGCCACCGCCTTCAGAGACGACAGTAGCAAGAAGTTTGCAGCAGTCGACTGTGAGGAGGTTACAG accTGTGTTTGCGCGTGGGAATCATCCCAGAATCCCTCCCCACCATCAAGTTCTACGTTAATGGCAAATTCTCCACCAACTACAAAGATCCCGTCACAAACGTCGACCTTTACAACTTCATGAACGAGGCCGGAGCTGTGCCTGTAAAAACAGACGTAAAAACAGAGTTATAA
- the LOC118427831 gene encoding serine protease 27-like isoform X2 — MSSAGQADEPQCGIMGSSSRRRRDGGGIRIIGGEDAGQGVFPWQVSLQMNGRHICGGTLLSNEFVLTAAHCLRSTNAKLYTVRVGEWHLQSGSGQDVAVAEGGIRKHPQFNRVRGKRFANDIALLKLWTSVDQAVDLSGTHVGPACLPPALSSADYHDYRGTDNCWLSGWGVEDAQANQLADQLQKVTGSIWTTDDLNAAWGRFSRFLPNNAVGFGDTATEGGFSACKGDSGGP; from the exons ATGTCCTCCGCAGGTCAGGCGGATGAGCCACAGTGCGGAATTATGGGCTCCTCGTCCCGACGGCGACGAGACGGCGGCGGGATCCGGATCATCGGCGGTGAAGACGCCGGTCAGGGCGTGTTCCCCTGGCAGGTGTCTCTCCAG ATGAACGGGAGACACATCTGTGGTGGAACCCTCCTGAGTAACGAGTTCGTCCTGACTGCAGCCCACTGTCTTCGCAG TACAAACGCCAAGTTGTACACTGTCCGGGTGGGAGAGTGGCACCTGCAAAGTGGAAGCGGGCAGGACGTTGCTGTTGCAGAAGGCGGAATCCGCAAACACCCGCAGTTTAACCGCGTCCGGGGGAAGAGATTCGCCAACGACATCGCTCTGCTGAAGCTGTGGACCTCAGTGGACCAAGCTGTGGACCTCAGTGGCACACATGTCGGCCCTGCCTGCCTGCCGCCGGCCCTTAGCAGCGCGGACTACCATGACTACCGCGGCACCGACAACTGCTGGCTGTCCGGCTGGGGAGTGGAGGATGCTCAGG CCAACCAACTGGCAGACCAACTGCAGAAGGTGACCGGCAGCATATGGACAACTGATGATCTCAATGCGGCATGGGGCCGTTTTAGCCGTTTTCTACCCAACAACGCTGTAGGATTTGGGGATACAGCGACAGAAGGCGGATTTAGCGCCTGCAAG GGTGACTCGGGCGGCCCGTGA